Proteins co-encoded in one Meiothermus sp. genomic window:
- a CDS encoding alpha/beta fold hydrolase yields MRPKFTVPDHLKPYQRRVRVNGVGLHLYDSGPAQAQDPTFLLIHGLGDEADSWRKVFPLLTGRGRVVAPDLPGFGRSEHPRRAYTLNFFADTMAALLENLKVPQAVLVGSSMGAAVALRVAQRRADLVARLVLVDGPPVRGRLNRVQLMFLIPGQGEKLYNSFRSSQEAAFESLRPYYASLDALPPEDRQFLRERVWDRVWSDDQRRAFFSTFRWMALESLLGPARFDQIKTPMLLVWGEQDAVIPLEAAKTLQGSMPSAKLHVIPGCGHLPQQEKPLELARLILQ; encoded by the coding sequence ATGAGACCCAAATTTACCGTTCCCGACCATCTGAAGCCCTACCAACGCCGGGTTCGTGTCAACGGGGTGGGTCTGCACCTCTACGACTCGGGGCCGGCCCAGGCCCAGGACCCCACTTTTTTGCTGATTCATGGCCTGGGCGACGAGGCCGATAGCTGGCGCAAGGTGTTTCCGCTGCTAACCGGGCGGGGCCGGGTGGTGGCCCCCGACCTGCCGGGTTTTGGCCGTTCGGAGCACCCCCGGCGGGCCTACACCCTCAACTTTTTTGCCGACACCATGGCCGCCCTGCTGGAGAACCTTAAGGTTCCGCAGGCCGTCCTGGTGGGCAGCTCGATGGGGGCCGCGGTGGCCCTGCGGGTGGCCCAGCGGCGGGCCGACCTGGTAGCGCGGCTGGTGCTGGTGGATGGCCCGCCGGTGCGGGGCCGGCTTAACCGGGTGCAACTTATGTTTTTGATACCGGGCCAGGGCGAAAAGCTATACAACAGCTTCCGCAGCTCGCAGGAGGCCGCTTTTGAGAGCCTGCGGCCCTACTATGCCAGCCTGGATGCCCTGCCGCCGGAAGACCGCCAGTTTTTGCGGGAGCGGGTCTGGGATCGGGTCTGGAGCGACGACCAGCGGCGGGCTTTCTTCTCCACCTTCCGCTGGATGGCTTTGGAGAGCCTGCTGGGCCCGGCCCGCTTTGACCAGATAAAAACCCCTATGCTGCTGGTCTGGGGCGAGCAGGACGCAGTAATTCCCCTCGAGGCCGCCAAAACCCTGCAGGGCTCTATGCCCAGTGCAAAACTCCACGTCATTCCCGGCTGCGGGCACCTGCCCCAGCAGGAAAAACCCCTCGAGCTGGCCCGGCTTATTTTGCAGTAG
- a CDS encoding menaquinone biosynthesis decarboxylase produces MYKNLQAFIHELERRQELVRIKEPVSCELEITEIADRMVKSGGPALLFENVEGRDFPVFIGGFGTAERTARAMGVKSLDDLAVRVANLMNLNPGKGGLKAAFAMLPKLRELKGFFPKKVRGGPVQEVVWRGDQVDLFRIPILKCWPLDGGPYITLPLVISKDPETGELNLGMYRMQVLDKQSTAMHWQLHKVGRRHYDKAKKLGKRLEVAVALGGDPILTYAATAPVPPIPGVNEFNLAGFLRGQPVELTRGVTVDLPVPAEAEFVLEGYIDPAEDLVVEGPFGDHTGFYTLEDLYPRFHLTAITHRKNAVYPATIVGRPPMEDAYLIEASERLFLPAAQLILPEIHDYHMPPAGVAHNWVNVSIEKRYPGQAYKVANGLFGLGQMMFAKVIVVLDAGAPLKGPEALQKALEHAVPGRDTLISRGPIDVLDHSSRAMGYGGKLIVDGTAKLEEEGGALPFTLRAHPSLPGIPGVRQKQLPGIWMVTFEKTRPHQAKELAERLLVAPHSAGIRLMLLTDADTHLEFDEVMWAVLNNIDPERDAWVLPGVEGPVLVLDGTRKLAEEGFTRRWPPKIVMAPEIVRRVDERWNRLGLPPLPPRAC; encoded by the coding sequence ATGTACAAGAACCTCCAGGCCTTCATTCACGAACTCGAGCGCCGCCAGGAGCTCGTTCGCATCAAGGAACCGGTCTCCTGCGAGCTGGAAATCACCGAGATTGCCGACCGCATGGTCAAGTCGGGCGGCCCGGCCCTGCTGTTTGAAAATGTAGAGGGGCGCGACTTCCCGGTTTTCATCGGGGGTTTTGGCACCGCCGAGCGCACCGCGCGGGCCATGGGCGTGAAAAGCCTGGACGACCTGGCGGTGCGGGTAGCCAACCTGATGAACCTCAACCCCGGCAAGGGCGGCCTCAAGGCGGCCTTCGCTATGCTGCCCAAGCTGCGGGAACTCAAGGGCTTCTTCCCCAAAAAAGTGCGCGGCGGGCCGGTGCAGGAGGTGGTCTGGCGGGGCGACCAGGTAGACCTCTTCCGAATTCCCATCCTCAAGTGCTGGCCCCTGGACGGCGGCCCCTATATCACGCTGCCGCTGGTGATCTCCAAAGACCCGGAAACGGGCGAGCTTAACCTGGGCATGTACCGGATGCAGGTGCTGGACAAGCAGTCCACCGCCATGCACTGGCAACTGCACAAGGTGGGTCGGCGGCACTACGACAAAGCCAAAAAACTGGGGAAGCGGCTGGAAGTGGCGGTGGCCCTGGGCGGCGACCCCATCCTGACCTACGCTGCCACCGCCCCTGTGCCCCCCATTCCGGGCGTCAACGAGTTCAACCTGGCGGGGTTCTTGCGGGGCCAGCCGGTCGAGCTGACCCGCGGTGTCACGGTAGACCTGCCGGTGCCCGCCGAGGCCGAGTTCGTGCTCGAGGGCTACATCGACCCCGCCGAAGACCTGGTGGTGGAGGGGCCTTTCGGCGACCACACCGGCTTTTACACCCTGGAAGACCTCTACCCCCGCTTCCACCTCACCGCCATCACCCACCGCAAAAACGCCGTCTACCCGGCCACCATCGTGGGCCGCCCGCCCATGGAGGACGCCTACCTGATCGAGGCCTCCGAACGGCTCTTTCTGCCCGCGGCCCAGCTCATCCTGCCGGAGATCCACGACTACCACATGCCGCCCGCCGGGGTGGCCCACAACTGGGTCAACGTGAGCATCGAGAAGCGCTACCCCGGCCAGGCCTACAAGGTGGCCAACGGCCTGTTTGGGCTGGGCCAGATGATGTTTGCCAAGGTGATCGTGGTGCTGGATGCGGGCGCTCCTTTGAAGGGGCCCGAGGCCCTGCAAAAAGCCCTCGAGCACGCCGTGCCGGGGCGCGACACCCTCATCTCGCGCGGCCCCATTGACGTGCTCGACCATTCCTCCCGCGCCATGGGCTACGGGGGCAAGCTGATTGTGGACGGTACGGCCAAGCTCGAGGAAGAAGGCGGCGCCCTGCCCTTTACCCTCCGGGCCCACCCTAGCCTGCCGGGTATTCCGGGGGTGCGGCAGAAGCAACTGCCGGGCATCTGGATGGTCACCTTCGAGAAAACCCGCCCCCACCAGGCCAAAGAGCTTGCCGAGCGCCTGCTGGTAGCCCCCCACAGCGCGGGCATTCGGCTGATGCTCCTGACCGATGCCGACACCCACCTCGAGTTCGACGAGGTGATGTGGGCAGTGCTCAACAACATTGACCCCGAGCGCGACGCCTGGGTGTTGCCGGGGGTGGAGGGCCCGGTGCTGGTGCTGGACGGCACCCGCAAGCTGGCCGAGGAGGGCTTTACCCGCCGCTGGCCGCCCAAAATCGTGATGGCGCCCGAGATCGTGCGCCGGGTAGACGAGCGCTGGAACCGCCTGGGGCTGCCCCCGTTGCCGCCTAGAGCCTGCTAA
- the hemC gene encoding hydroxymethylbilane synthase, whose translation MRVIVIGARASLLAQAQTRWVVERLKENWPETEFKIRTIQSKHTSEQSAAEALRQALGKREVDIAVYSLKHLPTQEAPGIRLVAVPKRVEPREALVGRSAKRLEDLPKGAIVGVNSLRRKAQLLAYRPDLSLHDLEGDVDDRLSALGTGEYDAVIIGAASLLRLDLRNRIDQLIDPEIVLPAPGQGALGLEVRQGDDWAEELAYSLNHRASFARTAAERAFLKALGAGDECAAAALATLEGDDTLLLQGVVASPDGRELIRAEIEGDAEEAAELGHDLAQDLLAEGGRELLGTVQAR comes from the coding sequence ATGCGCGTTATCGTAATAGGGGCACGGGCGAGCCTGCTGGCGCAAGCCCAGACCCGCTGGGTGGTGGAACGCCTCAAAGAGAACTGGCCCGAGACCGAGTTCAAAATACGCACCATACAGTCGAAGCACACTTCGGAGCAAAGCGCAGCCGAAGCCTTGCGACAGGCACTTGGCAAGCGGGAAGTGGATATTGCCGTGTATTCGCTCAAACACCTGCCCACCCAGGAAGCACCGGGGATTCGCCTGGTGGCCGTGCCCAAGCGCGTGGAGCCGCGCGAGGCCCTGGTCGGGCGCAGCGCCAAGCGCCTGGAAGATCTGCCCAAGGGGGCTATCGTGGGGGTCAACAGCCTGCGGCGCAAGGCCCAGTTGCTGGCCTACCGCCCCGACCTGAGCCTGCACGACCTCGAGGGCGACGTAGACGACCGCCTCAGCGCCCTCGGAACCGGCGAGTACGATGCAGTGATTATTGGAGCAGCCAGCCTGCTGCGGCTGGACTTGAGAAACCGCATTGACCAGCTCATAGACCCCGAAATTGTGCTGCCCGCACCCGGTCAGGGGGCGCTGGGCCTCGAGGTGCGCCAGGGCGACGACTGGGCCGAGGAACTGGCCTATAGCCTGAACCACCGGGCCTCTTTCGCGCGGACGGCTGCCGAGCGGGCCTTCTTGAAGGCCCTGGGCGCGGGCGACGAGTGCGCCGCTGCTGCGCTGGCTACCCTCGAGGGCGACGACACCCTGCTGCTGCAAGGGGTGGTGGCCTCGCCCGATGGCCGCGAACTCATCCGGGCCGAGATTGAGGGCGACGCCGAAGAAGCCGCCGAGCTGGGCCACGACCTGGCCCAGGACTTGCTGGCCGAAGGCGGGCGGGAGTTGCTGGGCACGGTGCAGGCGCGATAA
- a CDS encoding IS5 family transposase, which produces MNRRAYPSDVRDEEWALVLPYLTLAPLEAPQRKYDLREVFNALRWMVRTGAQWDYLPHDFPPPHIVQAQAYRWMNRGVFEDLVHDLRMTLRMLQGKAAHPSAAIYDARTLQSTPQSGERAGYDGYKRRKGSKVHLAVDTLGHLLALVVTAASEQERAQVGALSQQVQEVTGEQVEVAFVDQGYTGEEAAQAAEAEGIALCVVKVEGAKRGFVLLPKRWVVERSFAWTSRFRRLARDYERLAETLRGWHWLAFSILMTAKTVELLRTAS; this is translated from the coding sequence ATGAACCGCCGTGCTTACCCATCGGACGTCCGTGATGAGGAATGGGCTCTGGTGCTGCCCTATTTGACCCTCGCCCCGCTGGAAGCACCCCAGCGCAAGTACGACCTGCGCGAAGTGTTCAACGCCCTGCGCTGGATGGTTCGAACCGGTGCTCAGTGGGACTACCTGCCCCACGACTTCCCACCCCCCCATATCGTTCAGGCGCAAGCCTACCGCTGGATGAACCGGGGGGTCTTCGAAGACCTGGTACACGACCTGCGCATGACCCTGCGAATGCTCCAGGGCAAAGCCGCCCATCCCAGCGCTGCCATCTACGATGCTCGCACCCTACAGTCCACCCCGCAAAGTGGGGAGCGGGCCGGATACGATGGGTACAAACGACGCAAGGGAAGCAAAGTTCACCTGGCGGTAGATACCCTGGGGCATCTGCTGGCCCTGGTAGTAACGGCGGCCAGTGAACAGGAACGGGCCCAGGTGGGAGCCCTCAGTCAACAGGTGCAGGAAGTGACGGGGGAGCAGGTGGAAGTGGCCTTTGTGGATCAGGGTTACACTGGGGAGGAAGCGGCACAAGCGGCAGAGGCGGAAGGCATCGCCCTGTGTGTGGTCAAGGTGGAAGGGGCCAAACGAGGATTCGTGCTGCTGCCGAAGCGTTGGGTGGTGGAACGTTCGTTTGCCTGGACATCCCGGTTTCGCAGGCTGGCGCGAGACTATGAGCGGCTGGCTGAGACCTTGCGAGGTTGGCACTGGTTGGCTTTTTCGATTCTGATGACAGCGAAAACTGTGGAGCTTTTACGAACAGCTAGTTAG
- the perR gene encoding manganese-dependent transcriptional regulator PerR has protein sequence MGMKRLTKQRKAVLEVVRSAKGHHPDAAWVYAEVRKQVPSISLGTVYRTLDALTEEGYLVPLARPGEALRYEANLDGHLHMVCRRCNRFFDIVHPLPDLLSEVKAKYPAFAIEDVQVEYQGLCPACQAATAK, from the coding sequence ATGGGAATGAAACGACTCACCAAGCAGCGCAAGGCCGTGCTCGAGGTGGTTCGTAGTGCCAAGGGCCACCACCCCGACGCTGCTTGGGTCTACGCCGAAGTGCGCAAGCAGGTGCCCAGCATCAGCCTGGGCACGGTGTACCGCACCCTGGACGCCCTCACCGAGGAGGGCTATCTGGTGCCCCTGGCCCGACCCGGAGAGGCCCTGCGCTACGAGGCCAACCTGGACGGCCACCTGCACATGGTCTGCCGCAGGTGCAACCGCTTCTTCGACATCGTGCACCCGCTGCCCGACCTGCTGAGCGAGGTCAAGGCCAAGTACCCCGCCTTTGCAATCGAAGACGTGCAGGTGGAGTACCAGGGCCTCTGTCCGGCCTGCCAGGCTGCTACTGCAAAATAA
- a CDS encoding carboxylesterase/lipase family protein, with amino-acid sequence MRWFLALAAWLGLVYGHSVVVLTPQGRIQGGYSEQAQVAYFLGIPYARAERWKAPQPVLRLEGVFKATQPGPACPQRGVFTTRLGGYLPPQSEDCLNLGVWMPMAAPPPEGYPVMVFIHGGSYTGGSWAEPLYDGTALASQGAVVVGFNYRLGSLGWLALPALQQEDPRGSTGNYGLLDMLEALRWVQRNIAAFGGNPDNVTLFGQSAGGMAVCTLLATPAARGLFHKAIIQSGGCEYVRTLEQGLAWGEQWAARMGCGAGDLACLRRIPLERLFPPEDRSIGALLQRVEAGEFAEVPWKPHLDGVWLKKVPLRALREGDATGIPLVVGATAQETWGERLSGPSSWGEFAKRVEEKLPGQGARAEQLYRARSASPAEAWAYFQTDRILLCPTLAAGQAQAAHAPTYSYLVDWASPVLEGLGSFHGIELPLLFGTETSWPALALFLTQEALQNSRSLAQALQAQWLNFARTGAPFLLGWPETRAGYAMGFSAQPGRIPDPYPERCGLFR; translated from the coding sequence ATGCGCTGGTTTTTAGCTCTAGCAGCATGGTTGGGTCTAGTGTACGGGCACTCGGTTGTGGTGCTCACCCCTCAGGGACGCATTCAGGGGGGCTACAGCGAACAAGCTCAGGTGGCCTACTTCCTCGGTATCCCCTATGCCAGGGCCGAACGCTGGAAAGCCCCACAACCGGTTTTGCGCCTCGAGGGGGTGTTCAAGGCCACCCAGCCAGGCCCGGCCTGTCCCCAGCGCGGGGTCTTCACCACCCGCCTGGGGGGCTACCTCCCGCCCCAGAGCGAAGACTGCCTGAACCTGGGGGTCTGGATGCCCATGGCCGCTCCCCCGCCGGAGGGCTACCCGGTGATGGTCTTTATTCATGGGGGCAGCTACACCGGCGGTAGCTGGGCCGAGCCCCTCTACGACGGCACGGCCCTGGCCTCGCAGGGCGCGGTGGTGGTGGGGTTCAACTACCGGCTGGGTTCGCTGGGCTGGCTGGCCCTGCCTGCGCTGCAACAGGAAGACCCCCGCGGTTCTACTGGCAACTACGGACTGTTGGATATGCTCGAGGCCCTGCGCTGGGTACAGCGCAACATCGCCGCCTTCGGGGGCAACCCCGACAACGTGACGCTCTTCGGGCAGTCGGCGGGGGGGATGGCGGTCTGCACCCTGCTGGCTACCCCGGCGGCCAGGGGCCTCTTCCACAAGGCCATTATTCAGTCGGGGGGGTGCGAGTACGTGCGTACCCTCGAGCAGGGACTGGCCTGGGGTGAGCAGTGGGCCGCGCGGATGGGGTGCGGGGCGGGCGACCTGGCCTGCTTGCGCCGGATTCCCCTGGAGCGCCTCTTCCCACCTGAAGACCGTAGCATTGGGGCGCTGTTGCAACGGGTCGAGGCCGGGGAGTTTGCCGAGGTGCCCTGGAAGCCCCACCTGGACGGGGTCTGGTTGAAAAAAGTGCCCCTTCGGGCCTTGCGCGAGGGCGATGCGACAGGGATACCCCTGGTGGTGGGGGCTACCGCTCAGGAGACCTGGGGGGAGCGTCTTTCAGGGCCGTCCAGCTGGGGCGAATTTGCCAAGCGCGTAGAGGAAAAGCTGCCGGGGCAGGGGGCTCGAGCCGAGCAGCTTTACCGGGCCCGTTCTGCTTCCCCTGCCGAGGCCTGGGCCTACTTCCAGACCGATCGGATTCTGCTCTGCCCCACGCTGGCCGCCGGGCAGGCCCAGGCCGCCCATGCACCCACCTACAGCTACCTGGTGGACTGGGCCTCACCGGTGCTCGAGGGGCTGGGTAGCTTCCACGGAATCGAGCTGCCCCTGCTCTTTGGAACCGAGACGAGCTGGCCTGCGCTGGCCCTGTTTCTAACTCAGGAGGCCCTGCAGAACTCCCGCTCCCTGGCCCAGGCCTTGCAGGCCCAGTGGCTCAATTTTGCCCGCACCGGGGCGCCTTTTTTACTGGGCTGGCCCGAGACCAGGGCCGGCTATGCGATGGGCTTTTCTGCCCAGCCGGGCCGCATCCCCGACCCCTACCCCGAACGCTGTGGGTTGTTTCGCTAG
- a CDS encoding DUF5639 domain-containing protein, which produces MPVLQVSAADQYLIASGDTPLLEVWAALPQGLFPPFPPVELPGGLDGLLKRGGFAQTFFMGSEVLGLKFRSPRGHIIQAGGLTVKNVQGYDLVRPFVGSFGALGDVLEATLRLRPGRAWVFLRRTGELSTLPIRPRFLWQALAHTYAFHFGHPLEVQRFAETFGGETVQGPLDYTGLFPEGMGVGPGSLSDLRFSWANGGAKPGLPEVFRRLAEAI; this is translated from the coding sequence GTGCCGGTACTTCAGGTTTCTGCCGCCGACCAGTATCTCATCGCCAGCGGCGACACGCCCTTGCTCGAGGTCTGGGCCGCCCTGCCCCAAGGGCTGTTTCCGCCCTTTCCCCCGGTCGAACTGCCGGGGGGCCTGGACGGCCTGCTCAAGCGCGGCGGCTTCGCCCAGACTTTTTTTATGGGCAGCGAGGTGCTGGGGCTTAAGTTCAGGTCGCCCAGGGGACACATCATTCAGGCGGGGGGCCTCACCGTAAAAAACGTGCAGGGCTACGACCTGGTGCGCCCTTTTGTGGGCAGTTTTGGGGCGCTGGGGGATGTGCTCGAGGCCACCCTGCGCCTGCGGCCCGGGCGGGCCTGGGTGTTTCTGCGCCGAACAGGCGAGCTTTCCACCCTCCCCATCCGGCCTCGTTTTTTGTGGCAGGCGCTGGCCCATACCTACGCTTTTCACTTTGGACACCCCCTCGAGGTTCAGCGCTTCGCAGAAACCTTTGGCGGAGAGACCGTACAGGGGCCGCTGGACTACACCGGGCTGTTCCCGGAGGGCATGGGGGTGGGGCCGGGCAGCCTGAGTGATCTGCGCTTTAGCTGGGCCAACGGCGGAGCCAAGCCCGGGCTGCCCGAGGTTTTTCGGCGCTTAGCGGAGGCGATTTAG